The sequence CACCTAATTCATATGCAACTAATTTTTCTAAATCAGAACTTTTATAATTGTATTCTTTAGGTTCGATTGCTTTTCCATTATCAAAAATTAACCATTTAGATGGTTTTTTCTCTTTTTTCTCTTCCTCTTCTTTATCTGAGCTAATATTTCTTGAAAGTTCAGATAATGGGTGTCCTTTACATGAAATTTCAAATGCTTTATACCAACCGAATGGTACTCTAAATACATCTAACCCTTCTTCTTTAAGTGCATCTTCAGCATCTTTTAATATTTGAACTGCTACTTTTGGTGCACCAAGTGATGAAGATAAGTGAGCATATGGGTATAAAACGATTTTTTCTGCATTAACTTCTTCGTTAGTTTTTTTAACTTCAGCAACTAAGTTACGAGCAATAGCTTCTGGATTTTTTTCATCTTCTTTTTCAATTGATGAGAAAACGACTAAAGCTTCTTCAAAGGCACCATTTTTATATGATTCTTCAATTTCTTCAGCTACTGGAGTTTTGTTTTTTACTTGATATTTTATATAATCAGAGTGAATAAGTAAAACTCTCATATTTTCACCGTTTTTAATTTTAAAAATAATTTATCAGATTAATATAATGAATTTTATATTGTAAAATAAAAAAATAAATTTTTAAATAATTAGATAAGTGTTAGTTTTTACAATATTATAATACAATATAAGTAGTATAATATTTATGATACAATATAATAGTATAATTTTATTTTTTATATTATTTAATTATTGGTAATAATATAAAGATTTTTTAAAATTTTTTCATTTAAAAAAAGTAGGATTTAGATTAATAAATACTAGCCTAAAATCCTAGTCTAAAATCAAATTTATTAGTCTAAAATTAAATTTAAATCAAGATTTTCTCTAGATGCATCTTTAAAAGTAGCTAATAAATTATCATCAAGTGCTGAACTATCTTTTATAATGATTGTTTTATTGTATAATTCACTTAAACAGTCAAACAATGCATCAAGATTTTCACCATAATAATCTGGGAAATCTAGTTTTTCTTTAATATATTCATGAGGATTTTCTTTCATCTCTTTCCCATATAAGACTATTTCATTCATATTATCTATCATTTTTTTTAGCTTTTTCCTAAGTCCTCTATTTTCTAATATTTTATTTGTCATGTTTTTTCCTAGCTATTTTTGATTAAGATTTAGTAATTTATTTAAGAGTTTTAAATCATCTAATTCAAGTTAAATGC comes from Methanobrevibacter olleyae and encodes:
- a CDS encoding barstar family protein translates to MTNKILENRGLRKKLKKMIDNMNEIVLYGKEMKENPHEYIKEKLDFPDYYGENLDALFDCLSELYNKTIIIKDSSALDDNLLATFKDASRENLDLNLILD